The Candidatus Binataceae bacterium genome includes a region encoding these proteins:
- the rpoC gene encoding DNA-directed RNA polymerase subunit beta': protein MEDLFGVFEKPKNPLAFNAIRISIASPEMIRSWSHGEVKKPETINYRTFKPERDGLFCAKIFGPTKDYECNCGKYKRMRHRGVVCEKCGVEVIQSKVRRERMGHIDLAAPVAHIWFLRSLPSRIGTLLDMTLKELEKVLYFECYVVTDAGETPLQYKELLTERKYREAREQYADGFKAEMGAEAVRGLLGQLGLDQLSEELRAEMKSTASEARRKKVAKRLKVVNAFRESGNKPEWMILTILPVIPPDLRPLVPLDGGRFATSDLNDLYRRVINRNNRLKRLIELNAPDIIIRNEKRMLQEAVDALFDNGRRGRAITGPSKRPLKSLSDMLKGKSGRFRQNLLGKRVDYSGRSVIVVGPELRLHQCGLPKKMALELFKPFIYNKLEEKGYVTTIKSAKKMVEKEGKDVWDILDEVIREHPVLLNRAPTLHRLGIQAFEPVLIEGKAIQLHPLVCVAYNADFDGDQMAVHVPLSIEAQVESRALMMSTNNILSPASGKPVIVPTQDMVLGLYYMTREKPLAQGDGKFFASPDEVRIAYDHGEVDLHAKVIVRMTPRMAEGAETAAPNGKGKSKQPPVPVYERITTTVGRVLLYEIVPDELPFAEVNKTMKKKELGNLIDTVYRRSGNKSTVIFADRLKDIGYEFATKAGISISIKDMTIPSQKAHLLDSARKEVSEIQQQYNNGVITDGERYNKVVDIWADVQDQIGGAVIKGLSTQVFGKDKDGKEVSGPSFNPIFIMADSGARGSEQQIRQLAGLRGLMAKPSGEIIETPITANFREGLTVGEYFTSTHGARKGLADTALKTANSGYLTRRLVDVAQDSIITEDDCGTLDGIDMAPLVEGGEIIEALGDRVLGRVALEEVRDPFTGEVLVSANEMIDEDKVRRIEDGGVERTKIRSVLTCQSRQGVCVKCYGRDLGRGHQVNLGEAIGIIAAQSIGEPGTQLTMRTFHIGGTASRRAEQTTLEVRNEGVVRLHGVNLVEVKNAEEAKGGRKTWVVMSRHGEVVIAARVKGEDGVTRERERERYPLVYGAKLYKHEGDDVSANELIAEWDPYTTPIITEVPGIAKYGDIAEGKTMEERVDERTGARSNVIVEFKDLDARPRISIKDETNKTAKLPNSNNVARYFLPVGAYINIPEGTPVKAGDILAKIPRETTKTKDITGGLPRVAELFEARKPKEFAVISEIDGQVSFGKDTKGKRKVVVTPEVGEPREYLIPKGKHIGVHEGDMIKAGEPLMEGSSNPHDILTILGEKALAKYLVDEIQEIYRLQGVRINDKHIEVIVRQMLRRVRIKEVGDTDFLVGDQVEKWRFDEENGRVLTKGGEPAIAEPLLLGITKASLSTESFISAASFQETTRVLTESAINGKIDRLVGLKENVIMGRLIPAGTGLPSYNQMVVKVEGSEQAEDLEKTELPAAVAPGGAGR from the coding sequence ATGGAAGATCTCTTCGGCGTATTTGAGAAGCCCAAGAACCCGCTGGCGTTCAACGCGATCCGGATTTCGATCGCGTCGCCGGAAATGATCCGGTCGTGGTCGCATGGCGAGGTGAAGAAGCCCGAGACGATTAACTATCGCACGTTCAAGCCCGAACGCGACGGCTTGTTCTGCGCAAAGATTTTCGGGCCGACCAAGGACTACGAATGTAACTGCGGCAAGTACAAGCGCATGCGCCATCGCGGCGTCGTCTGCGAAAAGTGCGGCGTCGAAGTTATTCAGTCCAAGGTGCGGCGCGAGCGCATGGGTCATATCGACCTGGCCGCGCCCGTCGCGCACATCTGGTTCCTGCGCTCGCTGCCCTCGCGTATCGGCACCCTGCTCGACATGACGCTCAAGGAACTCGAAAAGGTTCTCTACTTCGAGTGCTACGTCGTGACCGACGCGGGCGAGACGCCGCTGCAATACAAAGAGCTCCTCACCGAGCGCAAGTATCGCGAGGCGCGCGAGCAGTATGCCGACGGCTTCAAGGCCGAGATGGGCGCCGAGGCCGTGCGCGGCCTGCTCGGTCAGCTCGGTCTCGATCAGCTCTCCGAAGAACTGCGCGCCGAGATGAAATCTACGGCGAGCGAGGCGCGGCGGAAAAAAGTCGCCAAGCGGCTCAAAGTCGTCAACGCGTTCCGCGAGTCGGGCAACAAGCCCGAGTGGATGATTCTCACGATCCTGCCGGTCATTCCGCCGGATCTGCGTCCTCTGGTTCCGCTCGACGGCGGCCGCTTTGCCACATCCGATCTCAACGATCTGTATCGCCGGGTTATCAACCGCAACAACCGGTTGAAGCGGCTTATCGAGCTGAACGCGCCCGACATCATTATCCGCAACGAAAAGCGGATGCTGCAGGAAGCGGTCGATGCGCTGTTCGATAACGGCCGCCGCGGCCGCGCGATCACGGGTCCGTCCAAGCGTCCGCTGAAGTCGCTCTCCGACATGCTCAAGGGCAAGTCGGGACGTTTCCGGCAGAACCTGCTCGGCAAGCGCGTCGATTACTCGGGCCGCTCGGTAATCGTCGTCGGCCCCGAGCTCCGGCTGCATCAGTGCGGACTGCCCAAGAAGATGGCGCTCGAGCTGTTCAAGCCGTTCATCTACAACAAGCTCGAGGAAAAGGGCTACGTCACGACCATCAAGAGCGCCAAGAAGATGGTCGAGAAAGAGGGCAAGGACGTTTGGGATATCCTCGACGAGGTTATCCGCGAGCATCCGGTGCTGCTCAACCGCGCGCCGACGCTGCATCGGCTTGGTATCCAGGCGTTCGAGCCGGTGCTGATCGAGGGCAAGGCCATCCAGCTTCATCCGCTGGTCTGCGTCGCCTACAACGCCGACTTCGACGGCGATCAGATGGCGGTGCACGTGCCGCTCTCGATCGAAGCGCAGGTCGAATCGCGCGCGCTCATGATGTCGACCAATAACATCCTGTCACCAGCGTCGGGCAAGCCGGTTATCGTGCCGACCCAGGACATGGTGCTGGGGCTCTATTACATGACGCGCGAGAAGCCGCTGGCGCAGGGCGACGGCAAGTTCTTCGCGAGCCCCGACGAAGTCCGGATCGCCTACGATCACGGCGAAGTCGATTTGCATGCGAAGGTAATCGTGCGCATGACGCCGCGGATGGCCGAAGGCGCCGAGACTGCCGCGCCCAACGGCAAGGGCAAGTCCAAGCAGCCGCCAGTTCCCGTCTACGAGCGTATTACGACGACGGTCGGCCGCGTGCTGCTCTATGAGATCGTTCCGGACGAGCTCCCCTTCGCCGAGGTCAACAAGACCATGAAGAAGAAGGAGCTCGGCAACCTGATCGATACCGTGTATCGCCGCTCCGGCAACAAATCGACGGTCATCTTCGCCGACCGCCTGAAGGATATCGGCTACGAGTTCGCGACCAAGGCCGGAATTTCCATCTCCATCAAGGACATGACGATTCCGAGCCAGAAGGCGCATCTGCTGGACAGCGCGCGCAAGGAAGTCAGCGAGATTCAGCAGCAGTACAACAACGGCGTGATCACCGACGGCGAGCGCTACAACAAGGTTGTCGACATCTGGGCCGACGTTCAGGACCAGATCGGCGGCGCCGTTATCAAAGGCCTCTCGACCCAGGTCTTCGGCAAGGACAAGGACGGCAAGGAAGTTTCGGGACCGTCATTCAATCCGATCTTCATCATGGCCGACTCCGGCGCGCGCGGCTCCGAGCAGCAGATACGTCAGCTCGCGGGACTGCGCGGTCTGATGGCGAAGCCGTCGGGCGAAATTATCGAGACGCCGATCACGGCGAACTTCCGCGAAGGTCTGACGGTCGGTGAGTACTTCACCTCGACCCACGGGGCGCGCAAAGGTCTCGCCGACACGGCGCTCAAAACCGCCAACTCAGGTTACCTGACGCGGCGGCTGGTTGACGTGGCGCAGGACTCGATTATCACCGAGGACGATTGCGGCACGCTCGACGGTATCGACATGGCGCCGCTGGTCGAGGGCGGCGAGATCATCGAGGCACTCGGCGACCGCGTGCTGGGACGCGTCGCGCTCGAAGAGGTGCGCGATCCGTTCACCGGCGAAGTGCTGGTCAGCGCCAACGAGATGATCGACGAGGACAAGGTGCGGCGTATCGAGGACGGCGGCGTCGAGCGGACCAAGATCCGGTCGGTGCTCACCTGCCAGTCGCGCCAGGGCGTATGCGTGAAATGCTACGGCCGCGATCTCGGCCGTGGACACCAGGTTAACCTCGGCGAAGCGATCGGAATTATTGCCGCGCAGTCGATCGGCGAGCCTGGCACGCAGCTCACGATGCGGACCTTCCATATCGGCGGTACCGCGAGCCGGCGCGCCGAGCAGACCACGCTCGAAGTGCGCAACGAAGGTGTCGTGCGCCTGCACGGCGTCAACCTCGTCGAAGTGAAGAACGCCGAGGAGGCCAAGGGCGGCCGCAAGACCTGGGTTGTGATGTCGCGGCACGGCGAAGTCGTGATCGCGGCGCGCGTCAAGGGCGAAGACGGAGTGACGCGCGAGCGCGAGCGCGAGCGCTATCCACTGGTTTACGGCGCCAAGCTCTACAAGCACGAAGGCGACGACGTGTCGGCCAACGAGCTTATCGCCGAATGGGATCCGTACACGACGCCGATCATCACCGAAGTCCCCGGTATCGCGAAGTACGGCGATATCGCCGAGGGCAAAACGATGGAGGAACGCGTCGATGAACGCACCGGCGCGCGTTCCAACGTTATCGTCGAGTTCAAGGATCTCGACGCGCGCCCGCGTATCTCGATCAAGGACGAGACCAACAAGACTGCCAAGCTGCCCAACTCGAACAACGTTGCGCGATACTTCCTGCCCGTCGGGGCCTATATCAACATCCCTGAGGGCACTCCCGTCAAAGCGGGAGACATCCTGGCCAAGATCCCGCGCGAAACGACCAAGACCAAGGACATCACCGGTGGTCTGCCGCGCGTCGCGGAGTTGTTCGAAGCGCGCAAGCCCAAGGAGTTCGCTGTCATCTCGGAAATCGACGGCCAGGTCTCCTTCGGCAAGGATACCAAGGGCAAGCGCAAGGTCGTCGTGACGCCCGAAGTCGGCGAACCGCGCGAGTACCTGATCCCCAAGGGCAAGCATATCGGCGTTCACGAGGGCGACATGATCAAGGCCGGCGAGCCTCTGATGGAAGGCTCGTCGAATCCGCATGACATCCTGACGATCCTCGGCGAGAAGGCGCTGGCGAAGTACCTGGTCGATGAAATCCAGGAGATCTACCGCCTCCAGGGCGTGCGTATCAACGACAAGCACATCGAAGTGATCGTGCGGCAGATGCTGCGTCGCGTCCGAATCAAGGAAGTGGGTGACACCGATTTCCTGGTCGGCGACCAGGTCGAGAAGTGGCGCTTCGACGAAGAGAATGGACGCGTGTTGACCAAGGGTGGCGAGCCCGCGATTGCGGAACCGCTTCTCCTCGGTATCACGAAGGCGTCGCTCTCGACGGAGAGCTTCATCTCGGCGGCGTCGTTCCAGGAAACTACGCGCGTGCTGACTGAGTCGGCGATCAATGGCAAGATAGACCGTCTCGTTGGACTCAAGGAGAACGTGATCATGGGCCGGTTGATACCGGCGGGCACGGGACTCCCGAGCTACAACCAGATGGTGGTGAAGGTCGAAGGGTCCGAGCAGGCGGAAGATCTCGAAAAAACTGAGCTTCCGGCCGCCGTGGCTCCGGGTGGCGCCGGGCGGTGA
- the rpsL gene encoding 30S ribosomal protein S12, whose amino-acid sequence MPTINQLIRQARVKKRYKVKARALQGSPQKRGVCTQVKTTTPKKPNSALRKVARVRLSNGIEVNTYIPGVGHNLQEHSVVLIRGGRVRDLPGVRYHVIRGTLDSIGVQERKKGRSKYGSKKPK is encoded by the coding sequence GTGCCGACGATTAACCAGTTGATACGCCAGGCGCGCGTCAAGAAGCGCTACAAGGTCAAGGCCCGTGCGTTGCAGGGCTCGCCGCAGAAACGCGGCGTCTGCACGCAGGTCAAGACCACGACGCCCAAGAAGCCCAACTCGGCGCTGCGCAAGGTTGCGCGCGTCAGGCTCTCCAACGGGATCGAGGTTAATACCTATATCCCCGGCGTCGGCCACAATTTGCAGGAGCACTCGGTCGTGTTGATCCGCGGCGGCCGCGTGCGCGATCTGCCCGGCGTTCGCTATCACGTGATCCGCGGTACGCTCGATTCAATCGGCGTGCAGGAGCGCAAGAAGGGCCGCTCCAAGTACGGATCGAAGAAGCCTAAGTAA
- the rpsG gene encoding 30S ribosomal protein S7 produces the protein MSRKGQIRVREVPADPKYHDRTVAKFMNVVMERGKKSLAENIFYGALDVVATRSKEDGLVVFKRALENVRPAVEVRSRRVGGANYQVPVEVRPVRRNSLAMRWLVTAARARGEKSMAERLAAEILEAAANRGGAVKKREDTHRMADANRAFAHYRW, from the coding sequence ATGTCGCGTAAAGGCCAAATTCGCGTCCGGGAAGTTCCGGCCGATCCCAAGTATCACGATCGCACCGTGGCGAAGTTCATGAACGTTGTCATGGAGCGGGGCAAGAAGTCGCTCGCCGAGAACATTTTCTATGGCGCGCTCGACGTCGTCGCCACTCGCTCCAAGGAAGACGGTCTGGTCGTCTTCAAGCGCGCGCTCGAGAACGTTCGTCCGGCGGTCGAAGTTCGTTCGCGCCGCGTCGGCGGCGCCAACTACCAGGTTCCGGTCGAGGTTCGGCCGGTACGCCGCAACTCACTCGCGATGCGCTGGTTGGTTACCGCAGCGCGTGCACGTGGCGAGAAGTCGATGGCGGAGCGGCTGGCGGCGGAAATCCTCGAAGCCGCGGCGAATCGCGGCGGCGCAGTTAAGAAACGCGAAGACACTCATCGTATGGCGGACGCCAACCGCGCGTTCGCGCACTACCGCTGGTAA
- the fusA gene encoding elongation factor G, producing the protein MPRQTPIERVRNIGIMAHIDAGKTTTTERVLFYTGINYKIGEVHEGTATMDWMVQEQERGITITSAATTCFWKDHRINIIDTPGHVDFTIEVERSLRVLDGAVAVFCAVGGVEPQSETVWRQADKYRVPRVAFVNKMDRVGAEFERVVQEMRDKLKATPLPIQYPIGAEEKFRGVIDLITMKALIWDSDALGAEYRIDEIPDDLKETAAGWRDKMIETLADHDEHLMELYLEGKQPDDEALRAAVRAATLKMFVTPVLCGTAFRNKGVQPMLDAVIDFLPSPLDLPPVIGKVDDKVEERWPRDDAPFAALAFKIMTDPYLGTLTFLRVYSGKLESGVAVLNSTKQKRERIGRIFKMHANKREELTEIYAGDICAVGLRDTTTGDTLCDPGQPIVLESIEFPEPVIQIAIEPKTKADQEKLSEALQKLAKEDPSFRVSVNKETAQTLISGMGELHLEIIVDRMLREFKVDANIGKPQVAYRETIRKASEAEGKFVRQSGGHGQFGVVELLIEPLGKGSGFEFVDATKGGSIPRNFIPAIEDGVQEAMENGVVAGYPMVDIKATVLDGKYHEVDSSELAFKIAGSMAFKECCEKAQPVMLEPVMDVEVVTPQEFMGDVIGDLSSRRGKVLDMETRAGAQVIEARVPLATMFGYATRLRSMTQGRANYTMQFGAYEAVPQNIFEELTATKKAS; encoded by the coding sequence ATGCCTCGGCAGACGCCAATAGAACGGGTCCGCAATATCGGGATCATGGCCCACATCGATGCGGGCAAAACCACGACCACCGAGCGTGTCCTTTTCTACACCGGCATCAACTACAAGATCGGCGAGGTGCACGAAGGCACCGCGACGATGGATTGGATGGTGCAGGAGCAGGAGCGCGGTATCACGATAACCTCGGCCGCCACGACCTGCTTTTGGAAGGACCATCGTATCAACATCATCGATACGCCGGGTCACGTCGATTTCACGATCGAAGTCGAGCGCTCGCTGCGCGTCCTCGACGGCGCGGTCGCGGTGTTCTGCGCGGTCGGCGGCGTCGAGCCGCAGTCCGAGACCGTGTGGCGTCAGGCTGACAAGTATCGCGTGCCGCGCGTCGCGTTCGTCAACAAGATGGATCGCGTGGGCGCCGAGTTCGAGCGCGTCGTACAGGAGATGCGCGACAAGCTGAAGGCGACGCCGCTGCCGATTCAGTATCCGATCGGCGCCGAAGAAAAGTTCCGAGGCGTCATCGATCTGATCACGATGAAGGCGTTGATTTGGGACAGCGATGCGCTTGGCGCCGAATATCGCATCGACGAAATTCCCGACGATCTCAAAGAGACGGCGGCCGGATGGCGCGACAAGATGATCGAGACGCTCGCCGATCACGACGAGCATCTGATGGAGCTCTACCTCGAGGGCAAGCAGCCCGACGACGAGGCGCTCAGGGCCGCGGTGCGCGCCGCCACTTTAAAGATGTTCGTGACGCCGGTGCTGTGCGGCACCGCGTTTCGGAACAAGGGCGTGCAGCCGATGCTCGACGCCGTCATCGATTTTCTGCCGTCGCCGCTCGATCTACCGCCTGTTATCGGCAAGGTCGATGACAAGGTTGAAGAACGATGGCCGCGCGATGACGCGCCGTTTGCCGCGCTCGCCTTCAAGATCATGACCGATCCGTATCTCGGCACGCTGACCTTCCTGCGCGTCTATTCGGGCAAGCTCGAAAGCGGCGTGGCGGTGCTCAACTCGACCAAGCAGAAGCGCGAGCGTATCGGCCGTATCTTCAAGATGCACGCGAACAAGCGCGAAGAGCTGACCGAGATTTACGCGGGCGATATTTGCGCCGTCGGTCTGCGCGACACCACGACTGGCGACACGCTGTGCGATCCGGGACAGCCGATCGTCCTTGAGTCGATCGAGTTCCCCGAGCCCGTTATCCAGATCGCGATCGAGCCTAAGACCAAGGCCGACCAGGAGAAGCTTTCCGAAGCGCTCCAGAAGCTGGCCAAGGAAGACCCGTCGTTCCGCGTGAGCGTGAACAAGGAAACGGCGCAGACGCTGATCTCCGGGATGGGCGAGCTGCATCTTGAAATTATCGTCGATCGTATGCTGCGCGAGTTCAAGGTCGATGCGAATATCGGCAAGCCGCAGGTTGCGTATCGCGAGACGATTCGCAAGGCATCGGAGGCCGAGGGCAAGTTCGTGCGCCAGAGCGGCGGTCACGGCCAGTTCGGCGTCGTCGAGCTTTTGATCGAGCCGCTCGGCAAGGGCAGCGGATTCGAATTCGTCGATGCGACCAAGGGCGGCTCCATCCCTCGCAACTTCATTCCGGCGATCGAAGACGGCGTGCAGGAAGCGATGGAAAACGGCGTCGTCGCGGGCTATCCGATGGTCGATATCAAGGCGACCGTGCTCGACGGCAAGTATCACGAAGTCGATTCGTCGGAACTCGCGTTCAAGATCGCGGGCTCGATGGCATTCAAGGAATGCTGCGAGAAGGCTCAGCCGGTCATGCTCGAGCCTGTGATGGACGTCGAAGTCGTGACGCCGCAGGAATTCATGGGCGACGTGATCGGCGATCTCAGCTCGCGGCGCGGCAAGGTGCTCGACATGGAGACCCGTGCCGGCGCGCAGGTGATCGAAGCGCGGGTGCCGCTCGCCACGATGTTTGGTTACGCGACGCGGCTGCGTTCGATGACGCAGGGCCGCGCCAATTACACGATGCAGTTCGGCGCCTATGAAGCGGTGCCGCAGAACATTTTTGAGGAACTCACGGCGACCAAGAAAGCGTCGTGA
- the tuf gene encoding elongation factor Tu: MGKAKFERTKPHANVGTIGHIDHGKTTLTAAITKVLASKKLAEFMAFDKIDKAPEERERGITIAIAHVEYETAKRHYAHVDCPGHADYIKNMITGAAQMDGAILVVGANDGPMPQTREHILLAHQVGVPSIVVFMNKVDMVDDPELLDLVELEVRDLLKKYDYPGDDVPVIRGSALNALNCGCGKEDCANCKPILELMDAVDNYVPQPKREIEKPFLMPIEDVFSISGRGTVVTGRIEKGAVKVSEEVEIVGFKDTQKTVVTGVEMFRKLLDEGQAGDNVGVLLRGLKREDVERGQVLAKPGSITPHTQFEATAYILTKDEGGRHTPFFNGYRPQFYFRTTDVTGVLNLPEGTEMVMPGDNIKIVGELITPVAMDEGLRFAIREGGRTVGAGVVAKIIK; this comes from the coding sequence ATGGGCAAGGCTAAGTTTGAACGCACCAAGCCGCACGCCAACGTCGGCACCATCGGCCATATCGACCACGGCAAAACCACGTTAACCGCGGCGATTACCAAGGTGCTGGCATCGAAGAAGCTTGCCGAGTTCATGGCCTTCGACAAGATCGACAAGGCGCCTGAAGAGCGCGAGCGTGGTATCACGATCGCGATCGCGCACGTCGAATACGAAACCGCCAAGCGGCACTATGCTCACGTCGATTGCCCGGGCCACGCCGACTACATCAAGAACATGATCACCGGCGCGGCGCAGATGGACGGCGCGATCCTGGTGGTCGGCGCCAACGACGGCCCGATGCCGCAGACCCGCGAGCATATCCTGCTCGCCCACCAGGTCGGCGTGCCTTCGATCGTCGTGTTCATGAACAAGGTCGATATGGTTGATGACCCCGAGCTCCTCGACCTGGTCGAGCTCGAAGTCCGCGACCTTTTGAAGAAGTACGACTATCCCGGCGACGATGTCCCCGTGATTCGCGGCAGCGCGCTCAACGCGCTCAACTGCGGATGCGGCAAGGAAGACTGCGCCAACTGCAAGCCGATTCTCGAGCTGATGGACGCGGTCGACAACTACGTGCCGCAGCCCAAGCGCGAGATCGAGAAGCCATTCCTGATGCCGATCGAAGACGTGTTCTCGATCTCCGGCCGCGGCACCGTCGTCACGGGACGTATCGAAAAAGGCGCGGTCAAGGTCAGCGAGGAAGTCGAGATCGTAGGCTTCAAGGACACGCAGAAGACTGTAGTGACCGGCGTCGAAATGTTCCGCAAGCTGCTCGATGAAGGCCAGGCTGGAGACAACGTCGGCGTGTTGCTGCGCGGTCTGAAGCGCGAAGACGTCGAACGCGGACAGGTGCTGGCCAAGCCCGGCTCGATCACGCCGCATACCCAGTTCGAGGCTACGGCCTACATCCTGACCAAGGACGAGGGCGGACGGCATACGCCGTTCTTCAACGGTTATCGGCCGCAGTTTTATTTCCGTACCACGGACGTCACGGGCGTGCTGAATCTGCCCGAGGGCACCGAGATGGTCATGCCCGGCGATAACATCAAGATCGTTGGCGAGCTGATCACTCCGGTCGCGATGGACGAGGGACTGCGCTTCGCTATTCGCGAGGGCGGCCGCACCGTCGGCGCCGGCGTGGTCGCGAAGATCATAAAGTAA
- the rpsJ gene encoding 30S ribosomal protein S10, which produces MNEKIRIRLKAYDYRLLDQSVREIVDTIRRTGGRVAGPIPLPTRVERFTVNRSPHVDKKSREHFEIRTHKRLLDVLEPTQQTIDALGKLDLAAGVDVEIKLE; this is translated from the coding sequence ATGAACGAGAAGATCCGAATACGTCTTAAGGCGTACGACTACCGCCTGCTCGATCAGTCGGTTCGCGAGATCGTCGATACCATCCGCCGCACCGGCGGCCGGGTGGCTGGACCGATCCCGCTGCCGACCCGGGTGGAGCGTTTCACAGTTAACCGCTCGCCGCACGTCGACAAGAAGTCGCGCGAGCATTTTGAAATTCGCACTCACAAGCGCCTGCTCGACGTGCTCGAGCCGACGCAGCAGACGATCGACGCGCTCGGCAAGCTCGACCTTGCCGCCGGCGTCGACGTCGAGATCAAGCTCGAGTAG
- the rplC gene encoding 50S ribosomal protein L3: MLNGLIGKKIGMTQVIDGAGRVRAASVITLGPCTVSQLKTEPTDGYEAVQVTFGKRKLTRVSHALRGHFAKANVAAGVKSLEFKRRGEVEITLGQAIAAGDVFKAGDQIDVEGVSRGQGYAGVIRRHHFAGFPGSHGTHEYFRHGGSIGNRSYPGRVRKGLRMAGQMGNERVTVQNLEVVELLPDDNAIVVSGAIPGPRGTFVVVRHASRPRRKSQVKSNA; encoded by the coding sequence ATGCTTAACGGATTGATCGGCAAGAAAATTGGGATGACCCAGGTGATTGACGGCGCGGGCCGAGTCCGCGCTGCCAGTGTGATTACGCTCGGGCCATGCACTGTGAGCCAGCTCAAAACCGAGCCGACCGACGGCTATGAAGCCGTGCAGGTCACGTTCGGCAAAAGAAAGCTGACGCGAGTCAGCCACGCACTGCGCGGCCATTTCGCGAAGGCCAACGTGGCGGCGGGCGTGAAGTCGCTCGAGTTCAAGCGGCGCGGCGAAGTTGAGATCACGCTTGGCCAGGCGATCGCCGCGGGCGACGTGTTCAAGGCCGGCGACCAGATCGACGTCGAAGGCGTGTCGAGAGGTCAGGGCTACGCGGGCGTTATCCGGCGGCATCACTTCGCAGGATTCCCCGGCTCGCACGGTACGCACGAGTATTTCCGCCACGGCGGATCGATCGGTAACCGTTCCTATCCCGGCCGCGTGCGCAAGGGCCTCAGGATGGCGGGCCAGATGGGCAACGAGCGCGTCACGGTGCAGAACCTCGAAGTGGTCGAGCTTTTGCCCGACGACAACGCGATAGTGGTGTCGGGCGCGATTCCGGGACCGAGAGGAACCTTCGTCGTCGTTCGTCATGCCTCGCGGCCGCGGCGCAAGTCACAGGTGAAGAGCAATGCCTGA
- the rplD gene encoding 50S ribosomal protein L4, giving the protein MSEQVSSVKVPLFSATHEKVGEFEVAGAIFAHEGHESLLHEAVRMQLANRRAGTASTKTRGLISGGGRKPWRQKGTGRARAGSTRSPIWRHGGTIFGPLPRDYSYKMPKKAWRAALCVAISDRARNGKMLVVESLDLSEPKTKVAKAALEKLGVKHALIILGDGEEQFLRAARNLAAHKVLALAGLNVYDVLNYDELVMTTKTAKAIEERLGGEAR; this is encoded by the coding sequence ATGAGCGAGCAGGTTAGTTCGGTGAAAGTGCCGCTCTTTTCGGCTACGCACGAAAAGGTCGGCGAGTTCGAAGTCGCCGGCGCGATCTTCGCGCACGAGGGCCACGAATCGCTGCTTCACGAAGCGGTCAGGATGCAGCTCGCGAACCGGCGCGCGGGCACCGCGTCGACCAAGACCCGCGGACTTATCTCGGGCGGCGGACGCAAGCCGTGGCGGCAGAAGGGCACGGGCCGGGCGCGCGCGGGGTCGACCAGGTCCCCGATATGGCGTCACGGCGGAACGATCTTCGGCCCTTTGCCCCGCGACTATTCGTACAAGATGCCGAAGAAGGCGTGGCGTGCGGCGCTCTGCGTTGCGATTTCCGATCGCGCCAGGAACGGCAAGATGCTGGTCGTCGAATCGCTCGATCTGTCGGAGCCCAAGACCAAGGTGGCGAAGGCCGCGCTCGAAAAGCTCGGCGTCAAGCATGCCCTGATCATTCTCGGCGATGGCGAAGAGCAGTTCCTGCGCGCGGCGCGAAATTTGGCCGCTCACAAGGTGTTGGCGCTTGCCGGGCTGAATGTTTACGACGTGCTCAACTACGACGAACTCGTGATGACGACCAAGACCGCCAAGGCAATTGAAGAGCGGCTCGGCGGAGAGGCGCGATGA
- the rplW gene encoding 50S ribosomal protein L23 has translation MSPDSIIMSPVITEKGTIAGTKGNQVVFRVRAAASKDHIREAIEQLFKVTVLKVRTLNQMGKERRRGAIRGRQMDWKKAYVTLKDGDRIEFFEGV, from the coding sequence ATGAGTCCCGATAGCATCATCATGTCGCCGGTCATCACCGAAAAGGGCACGATCGCCGGCACCAAGGGCAACCAGGTCGTGTTCCGCGTGCGCGCCGCCGCGAGCAAGGACCATATCCGCGAGGCGATTGAGCAGCTGTTCAAAGTCACGGTGCTCAAGGTGCGCACGCTCAACCAGATGGGCAAGGAGCGGCGCCGGGGCGCGATTCGCGGCCGCCAGATGGATTGGAAGAAAGCGTACGTCACTTTGAAGGACGGCGACCGGATCGAATTCTTCGAGGGCGTATAA